The Neodiprion virginianus isolate iyNeoVirg1 chromosome 5, iyNeoVirg1.1, whole genome shotgun sequence genome contains a region encoding:
- the LOC124304901 gene encoding zinc transporter ZIP10, producing the protein MAKRYEFCGCWFVVMSFAVCYTCGSGDKIIPNQAHRDHRFFLQQIFDKYGDKGIITFEGFEHLLENLGLGRLSFEKNHNVSAHRINGSFQEMHDALQLHDHRHGAQEFSEFYADDDASYQDNGHFVKADEVFAKADDFSTSERNFGQSTTKFAKRNLAEEISGEQVEQYEDSLCLSPQALLQTFGLRPNHSVAIKPPRFLHLCPAIVYQLDRRACDVRVNSTLSIKVGFSKRVSQTEAWIHATLATGVISSVGLLAVTMVKLTRRPSFLHFLVALAVGTLSGDALLHLLPHALLSEDMDHETAALRCSATFLAVVLFYALEATLFLVRSPKLRKKEAPGNEHDVSFELGASSAANKSVEEAGSMLTQHGHSHGLPEGKSSSLVLLILVGDGLHNMADGLAIGASFASDPVAGLATTIAVFCHELPHELGDFAVLINTGMSVRRALMYNLLSSALSFVGAAVGVCLGEIGNASHWIYAVTAGSFMYIALANLVPEMMSFVKTDAKAQGILIQLSGIALGGMLMLLIALHEEKLMGLLS; encoded by the exons ATGGCGAAACGGTACGAATTTTGTGGTTGTTGGTTCGTTGTTATGAGTTTCGCGGTCTGCTACACGTGCGGCTCCGGAGACAAGATTATCCCCAATCAGGCACACCGTGATCACCGATTCTTCCTTCAgcaaatttttgacaaatacGGAGACAAGGGCATCATCACTTTTGAG GGCTTTGAACATCTGCTGGAGAACCTTGGACTCGGGCGGTTGTCATTTGAAAAGAACCACAACGTCTCGGCGCACCGCATAAACGGCTCTTTCCAAGAAATGCACGATGCCCTCCAACTCCACGACCATCGCCACGGCGCCCAAGAGTTTTCCGAGTTTTACGCGGACGATGATGCAAGTTACCAGGATAACGGACACTTTGTCAAAGCCGACGAAGTCTTCGCCAAGGCTGACGATTTCTCGACATCCGAAAGAAACTTCGGACAATCCACGACAAAGTTCGCAAAGAGGAATTTAGCTGAAG AAATATCCGGAGAACAAGTCGAGCAGTATGAGGACAGCCTGTGTCTCTCGCCTCAAGCCCTGCTCCAAACTTTTGGTCTGAGACCAAATCATTCCGTTGCGATTAAACCGCCGCGCTTTTTGCACCTCTGTCCGGCGATCGTTTACCAGCTCGATCGCAGGGCTTGCGATGTCAGAGTCAATTCGACGTTGAGCATCAAAGTAGGATTTAGTAAAAGGGTGTCGCAGACCGAGG CCTGGATTCACGCGACTTTGGCCACTGGGGTGATCAGCTCCGTGGGACTTTTGGCCGTTACCATGGTGAAACTGACTCGGCGTCCGTCGTTCCTTCACTTCCTGGTTGCCCTGGCTGTCGGCACGCTCAGCGGGGACGCCCTGCTGCATCTTCTGCCGCAT GCTCTGCTTTCAGAGGATATGGATCACGAGACCGCTGCGCTCAGATGTAGCGCAACTTTCTTAGCCGTTGTACTTTTTTATGCACTGGAAGCCACTCTCTTCCTCGTTAGGTCTCCTAAG CTTCGGAAGAAGGAGGCTCCCGGCAACGAACACGACGTCTCCTTTGAGCTAGGAGCCTCGTCGGCTGCGAATAAAAGTGTGGAGGAGGCTGGCTCGATGCTGACGCAGCACGGCCACTCCCACGGTCTCCCAGAGGGAAAATCGTCCTCTCTGGTCCTCCTCATTCTCGTCGGCGACGGCCTCCATAACATGGCAGACGGCCTCGCAATCGGTGCCTCCTTCGCCAGCGACCCGGTCGCTGGGCTGGCGACAACAATCGCTGTCTTTTGCCATGAACTGCCCCACGAACTCG GTGACTTCGCGGTCCTGATAAACACCGGAATGAGCGTGAGACGGGCTCTGATGTATAACCTTCTCTCTTCAGCACTCAGCTTCGTCGGCGCCGCGGTCGGTGTGTGCCTCGGCGAAATTGGGAACGCCAGCCATTGGATATACGCTGTGACCGCTGGCAGCTTCATGTACATCGCTTTGGCCAATTTG GTACCAGAAATGATGTCGTTTGTGAAAACCGACGCGAAGGCACAAGGAATTCTTATCCAGCTTTCGGGAATCGCTCTCGGAGGCATGTTGATGTTGCTTATCGCTCTACATGAGGAAAAGCTTATGGGTCTTCTTTCGTAA